The following is a genomic window from Butyricimonas faecihominis.
CGAAAAGTTGGGCAAATCCAGTATCGTTCAAGAATTTGGATACTTTTTCTCCCATATCAACTTCCTCTGCACTAGCGGCAAAAGGCATGATAAATATACCGAGTAATAAGGCTATTTTTAGCAGGTATTTTTCCACTTGTCTCATTTTCAATTGTTTTACGGTAAATTAAACCAAATCAACAAGCGGGTCATCCTGAGAAACACTCTGACCAGCAGTTACATGTATTGCTTTCACTTGACCGTCAACACTTGCCACGATATTGTTTTCCATTTTCATGGCTTCCATGACTAATAGACAATCTCCGCGTTTTACTTGACTGCCAACTTTCACGCTAACAGCGGAAATCGTTCCGGGAAGCGGTGCTTTAATGCAGGTCGTCTTGTTGCTTGTTGCAGATGTACTTTGAGCGGAACTTTTATATGTAGTTGAAGTCGGTATGGCAGCAGGTTTACGAGGTGCGGTGGTAGCAACCGTGTTTTTGCTTTCGTATGATACTTCATAAGATATACCGTTCACCTCAACTGTAGCTTTGTCATGATCCGTTACATTCACAGTTACATCGAAATTGTTTTCGTCTATGGTGATTTTGAATTTATTCATAATCTGTTTATTTTACTTATTAAGGTTTCTCATACCGTAAATTTTAGAACTCCACGGAGAATAACGTTTTTCAACTTCTTCGATCGTGATCACGTGAGGTTCCTCGTCATGAGAGTTGAAATATAGATGCATAGCCATGGCGATGGCAGCTTGTTCGTGAGGTGTCGGATGGGTATCCGTTGTCACTACTGCTTTTTCCGTGTCTTGAACTGTTTTTGCGTGATCTTCTACTTGATTCGTCAACTTGGTCTGTAAGTTAATAATCCAGATCAAAAGAATCAATAGCAGAAATACTGTTACCATCCCCACGCCTGTAACGAGGAGTGCGTAACCCCAGTTAATTGCTAATGTAATCATATGAATTACAACGGTATATTTGAGTGTTTCTTCATCGGGTTAACAACGCGCTTGGTCTGCAAAGACTGGAAAGCACGGATAATGCGGAAACGCGTGTTACGCGGTTCTATAACATCATCAATGTATCCATATGAAGCGGCTTTGTACGGGTTCGCGAATGCCGAGTTGTATTCTTCCTCTTTCGTGGCAACGAATTTAGCTTTTTCCTCAGGATCAGAGATTGCTGCCAATTCTTTACCATACAACACCTCGATAGCCCCCTTAGCTCCCATAACGGCGATTTGTGCCGTGGGCCAAGCGTAGTTGAAGTCTCCACGCAATTGTTTACATGACATCACGTCATGAGCTCCACCGTATGATTTTCGTAAAGTAACGGTTACTTTGGGAACGGTTGCTTCTCCGTAAGCAAACATCAATTTTGCCCCGTGAGTGATAATACCACCATACTCCTGTACACGTCCCGGCAAGAATCCCGGTACGTCAACCAAGGTCAACACCGGAATGTTGAAACAGTCGCAGAAACGAACGAAACGTGCCGCCTTGCGAGATGCTTCAATGTCAAGAACTCCGGCATAGAAACTCGGTTGGTTAGCGATAACGCCGACAGAACGTCCACCCATACGGCAGAATCCGACAATAATGTTACGAGCATAACGTTTGTGAACTTCCAAGAATTTTCCGTTATCCACGATGCCTTCAATGACATCCATCATGTTATACGGTAAATTCGGATTATCAGGAATTATTTCGTTTAACCGGTCTTCCAAACGGTCGATCGGGTCATTGCATACGGCAATCGGAGTCTCTTCCAAGTTGTTGGAAGGTAAATAAGAAAGCAAATCACGAATAATAGCGATACCCTCTTCTTCGTTTTCTGCCAAGAAATGAGAAACACCGGATTTCGTGGAGTGAACTTCTGCACCTCCCAATTCCTCGGTTGTGATATCTTCTCCCGTTACGGTTTTCACCACTTTCGGACCGGTTACAAACATGTATGATGATTGGTCAGTCATCAGAATGAAGTCCGTCAAGGCAGGAGAGTACACGGCCCCTCCGGCACAAGGACCAAAAATGGCAGAAATTTGCGGGATAACTCCTGAAGCGAGAATATTCCGTTCGAAAATTTCCGCGTATCCAGCTAAGGAGTTAACCCCTTCTTGAATACGGGCACCACCCGAATCATTCAATCCGATAATGGGAGCTCCCACAGTCATGGCTTTATCCATCACCTTGCAAATTTTTTGAGCTAACATCTCGGAAAGGGCACCTCCGAAAACAGTGAAGTCTTGAGCAAAAACAAATACGAGACGTCCGTCAATTGTTCCTTGTCCGGTTACCACTCCATCACCCAAGAATTTGGTTTTTTCCATCCCAAAGTTATAACAACGGTGTGTTATAAACATATCAAACTCTTCGAAACTATTTTCGTCCAGCAACATGGCGATTCTTTCGCGAGCGGTATATTTCCCTTTTTTGTGTTGGGATTCTATACGCTTTTCCCCTCCGCCAAGCTTTGCCTGCGCACGTAATTCAATTAACTCTTTGACTTTATCTTGATTTGTCATATTATCAAAATTTATATGAGCTGATTATTAAAAAAAATTATTTTGTTCCGCAAAGTTCAGTCAATACTCTGAATGTTGATTTCGGGTGAAGGAATCCGATTCTCAATCCTTCTGCACCTCCGCGCGGAGCTTTGTCGATTAACTGGCAACCTGCAGCCTGTGCATCATTCAATGCGGCTTGAACATCTTCAACGGCGAAAGCTATGTGGTGCATACCACCTCCGTTTTTCTCAACGAATTTACCGATAGGGCCTTCCGGGTCAGTTGATTCCAGTAATTCGATCTTAGTTTGTCCTACTTTGAAGAAAGCGGTTTTTACTTTTTGATCTTTTACTTCTTCAATAGCATAACATTCCAATCCTAATACTTTTTCATAATAGGGGATTGCTTCATCTAAACTGGCAACTGCGATGCCGATGTGTTCAATATGTGTTGGTTTCATAACAAAAAAACATTAAAGTTAGATATTATATTTTAATCATTTAGCTTATTTATGGCGCACTTTCTTTGAATATTTCTCTCGTTCCAATATTTATGCGCGAAACTACTCATTGTTCTTGCGATATTCAAGTAAAAACGGTAAATATTTTCAAAAAAAACGAGTTTATACTTGTTTTAAATAGGGTGTTGATAACTTCATCATTATTCGTTACGTAAACCTTGTTTAGAAAGAGAGACATTTGTATTAAAAATAAAAATATCGGATATTATGAGTAAGCAAAAATTTGTCGTTTTTTTGATCGCCATCATTGGTATGATTGCGACGTTTCTACCTTGGTATGAAATTGGTAGTTTGGGTATGATCATGGGGTATCAAACAGTCGGTTGGTCCACGTTTATCATGTTTGCCTTGGTTTTTCTTTTTGGCTTGCGAAAAGAGGTAAAACAGGATATGTCCATGGGGTTATTATACCTCGGATCATTTTTTTCGTTGCTTGCCGCTTTCGTGGTTTTGTGGCAGATGATCACGCTCGGTTTGGACCAAGAAGGGGGTAGTATGTCAGTTGCCGGTAACACGCTGGCTAATGATACACGTGTTTTATACGGGGCTTACCAAATCGTAATTGCCGGAATCTGTTTGCCGTTCGGGGCTTTCCTTTTCCGTGATAGGAAAAGAAGATAAAAATACAGATGTATTTTTCTGGAAAAAGTTTACCGAGAGCAGGTAAACTTTTTCAACCCTATTATATGGATATTAAAACCTGTATAGAATATTTTTTTCTTATATTTAATGTAGTTTTATTATATCAACTCCTATTCAACTCCCATTCATCTCCTATTCAACGCTAATTATTATAGAAATTATATTGAAAACAAAAAATAAATAAGAAGATAGTAATTCTACTATAATACCTGTGATATTACTCTTTTATTATTTTTATAGGTAGAAATGCTTTCTTAAAACCTAATTAATTGGGTTTGAGATAGGACAGAAGTTATAGAAAATATATGGGAATAATGAGCTTGCAGAATTTATTTATCTACGTGTAGCAAGAGCTTGGCGAAAAAAAGGATAATATATTCGTGTCCGATAATCTTTCGTAATTTGGTGTACATTTCTTTTTTGAGAGATTTCACGGAGTTAAGAGAGATTCCCAGTACGTCTGCGATTTCCGGATTTGATTTACCTTCTAACGCGAGAGTGGCGATTTCAAGGCTGCGTCCGGAGAGCTGGCTGATGGCGGAATGCACGCATCGGATCATTTCTTGGGTGGCGATTTCTTCCAGAAGCGAGTCATCCGAGGGTAATTCATTCTTTAATAGCTCGACATCTTTGGTTTTAAATTTATTCCGTCTCAGGTTGTCCATGCAAATGTTTTTGGCCGTGATGTAGATAAAGGCGATTGCGTTTTGCTTGGTGTAGGAATTATCCAAACGTTCGTACAATTTGAAAAATGTCTCCTGCGTGGCGTCCATGGCTTGTTCCCTGTCCTTCAGGTAAGTGCTGCAAAATCCCCACACGGCTTGAAAGTAATCCGTGTACAGTTCTTTAAATGTATCTATACCGTTAACAAAGTCGCTCATGTCGGGAATTTTATCCACACAAATATAGGGTGAAAAGTTTAAAAGCGAAAATCTTCTTGGTTGAAATGGACAAGAAGTGTATGATCAAAATGTGTTGGAGGGGTACTTGATAAAAGGAGCATTAATGGTTCGTTTAATAATATTGATTTTTATTTTCGTCAAGATGATGACTATAAAGAGAAATCTTTGATGTATGTTTTTGATTTTGAGGGAAGAATAAAAAAATGCACCTATTTGGGTAATTGTGTGTTATTATTACTATTTTTGAGGATTATTAAACGAAGGTTTAATCCTGTTTTGAAATTATGTGAGAAAACGGGGAATTTCGTAGGGATCGGCACTTATGACGGAAGAGAAAGAGAAGATTATTGCTCGACTATATTGTAAGTTGAAGCATGAATTGCGAGTTTATGCCGCTCGCTATTGTCCTGATGAGGCTGAAGATATCGTGCATCAGGCTTTCGTGAACGGTTATGACAAGATCGTGGAAGAACGAAATGAATCGGAACAGCGTTCCTATCTTTATTCCACGGTGAAAAATTTGTGTCTGAATTTTATTCGTAATTCTCGTCCGGTATACATGGATTTATCACCCGAGTTGATGACCGAGTTTGTAGTCGTGGATACTCATGATTATATGTACGAATTGATCGGTCGCTTGCCGCGAAAAGAGCGTCGTATTTTAGAATTAGCCTTACAAGGATATGACACGAGGGAAATCGCCGAACAAATTGGCATGGAGTATAATACCGTGCGGCATTACAAGAAAGAGGCTTACGCTAAAATACGAGAGGCATTGAAAAATGAAATTTAACGGCCTGTTTTATTTTGAAAAGAGAGCCGGAATGAAGGATATTTTACTATTTTTGTGAGATTAGGCGTTGAATATAATCAAATTTGTAAGGTCGTGGATAATAATGGTCGGTTCAATAGTGGACGTGTTCAAGATTTGTTGAATAAGGCACGAATGGGTTGGTGGGAAGCTGATTTCTCTAAAAAACAGTATGTCTGTTCTGATTTTCTTCGAGAATTGTTAGATTTGGGCGAAGATGGGATAATCAGTTTTGTTGATTTTCGTAAGTTGATCCGGGAGGATTATCGTTTACGAACGGTGAACGAATTTCGTTTTGGAAAAACCCAGAATATATATGACCAGATTTACCCGATCGAGGTGAGAGGAAAAATCGTGTGGGTACGAGTGAAATTGTGTTCCAAGGAGGTAGATGCCGAGGGGAATATGAAAACCTGTGGTTTCATGGAGTGTCTTGATGTCCCGGAGAATATGGATACGGAGGAAACGGCGATGGAACGTGTGAACAATTTGTTTGCCCAGCAAAATAGTATCTCTCGCTCGTTGCTTTCATTGCTTCGTTCCGGGGATATGAGCAGTGTTATTAATAAGATATTGGGCGATATTATGCAGCATTATCCGGAGGGGTGTACCTATATTATAGA
Proteins encoded in this region:
- a CDS encoding acetyl-CoA carboxylase biotin carboxyl carrier protein subunit — its product is MNVTDHDKATVEVNGISYEVSYESKNTVATTAPRKPAAIPTSTTYKSSAQSTSATSNKTTCIKAPLPGTISAVSVKVGSQVKRGDCLLVMEAMKMENNIVASVDGQVKAIHVTAGQSVSQDDPLVDLV
- a CDS encoding OadG family transporter subunit, producing MITLAINWGYALLVTGVGMVTVFLLLILLIWIINLQTKLTNQVEDHAKTVQDTEKAVVTTDTHPTPHEQAAIAMAMHLYFNSHDEEPHVITIEEVEKRYSPWSSKIYGMRNLNK
- a CDS encoding acyl-CoA carboxylase subunit beta; translation: MTNQDKVKELIELRAQAKLGGGEKRIESQHKKGKYTARERIAMLLDENSFEEFDMFITHRCYNFGMEKTKFLGDGVVTGQGTIDGRLVFVFAQDFTVFGGALSEMLAQKICKVMDKAMTVGAPIIGLNDSGGARIQEGVNSLAGYAEIFERNILASGVIPQISAIFGPCAGGAVYSPALTDFILMTDQSSYMFVTGPKVVKTVTGEDITTEELGGAEVHSTKSGVSHFLAENEEEGIAIIRDLLSYLPSNNLEETPIAVCNDPIDRLEDRLNEIIPDNPNLPYNMMDVIEGIVDNGKFLEVHKRYARNIIVGFCRMGGRSVGVIANQPSFYAGVLDIEASRKAARFVRFCDCFNIPVLTLVDVPGFLPGRVQEYGGIITHGAKLMFAYGEATVPKVTVTLRKSYGGAHDVMSCKQLRGDFNYAWPTAQIAVMGAKGAIEVLYGKELAAISDPEEKAKFVATKEEEYNSAFANPYKAASYGYIDDVIEPRNTRFRIIRAFQSLQTKRVVNPMKKHSNIPL
- the mce gene encoding methylmalonyl-CoA epimerase — encoded protein: MKPTHIEHIGIAVASLDEAIPYYEKVLGLECYAIEEVKDQKVKTAFFKVGQTKIELLESTDPEGPIGKFVEKNGGGMHHIAFAVEDVQAALNDAQAAGCQLIDKAPRGGAEGLRIGFLHPKSTFRVLTELCGTK
- a CDS encoding RNA polymerase sigma factor — encoded protein: MSDFVNGIDTFKELYTDYFQAVWGFCSTYLKDREQAMDATQETFFKLYERLDNSYTKQNAIAFIYITAKNICMDNLRRNKFKTKDVELLKNELPSDDSLLEEIATQEMIRCVHSAISQLSGRSLEIATLALEGKSNPEIADVLGISLNSVKSLKKEMYTKLRKIIGHEYIILFFAKLLLHVDK
- a CDS encoding RNA polymerase sigma factor, producing MTEEKEKIIARLYCKLKHELRVYAARYCPDEAEDIVHQAFVNGYDKIVEERNESEQRSYLYSTVKNLCLNFIRNSRPVYMDLSPELMTEFVVVDTHDYMYELIGRLPRKERRILELALQGYDTREIAEQIGMEYNTVRHYKKEAYAKIREALKNEI